The Bernardetia sp. ABR2-2B DNA window AAAAAGAAGAAGTAATAGAAGCCGAACGAGCGTATTATGATTTGAATGATAAATATTCTATTCAAAATGAGCGTTTTGGAGAAATTGCAGAAGAATTGCAAGAAAAAAACATGAATTTTATTCAGTTTGAAAATAAGCTAGAAAATCTCAAACAAGAAATAAAATTCAAACAAACCTCATTATTGACAGGAAAAGAACGCATTACACAAAGTCAAGTTCAGTTACAAGAAATTGCAGAAGAAGTAAGTCAGCTTAAAGAAAAAATAGCTTCTCAAATTGAAGAAATAGCTTCTTTAGAGGAAATTAAAGTCGATTTGCAAGGCGATTTATCAGAAATTGAAAGTCAGTTTTACAAGCTCCGTGAAGAAATAACGAGAGTAGAAAAGGTAATCAAAGAACTACAAAGACAACGAGAAAACTGCGATACTCGTACCATGTCTTTTCAAAATAAACTCAATGAAACGAAACTAAAACTCACAGCAACAAGAGAACGCCTTTCAGCAGAATTTGAAATAGAACTTACAGATGAACTCTTAGAAGCCCAAACAGAAGAAGACGAGCTTCCAGACGAAACACTCATCGACGAAATAGAAGCAGCAAAACGCCGTCTGCAACGCATCGGAACAATCAATGCCACAGCAAAAGAAGCCTACGACGAAATAAAAGGCAGACATGATTTTATTACAGAACAACGCAGCGACCTTTTCGATGCTCAAAAACTCTTAGAAGACACCATAGCAGAACTTGATGAGGCAGCCAAAACAGCCTTTTTAGATGCTTTCAATCAAATCCGTGAAAATTTTATTCGTGTTTTCCGTTCGCTCTTTTCAGAAGAAGATAATTGTGATTTAGTTTTATCCAATCCAGAAGACCCATTGGAGTCTAAAATTGAAATCATTGCACAGCCAAAAGGTAAGCGACCTCTTACCATCAAACAGCTTTCGGGTGGAGAAAAAACACTTACAGCCGTTGCGCTTTTGTTTGCGCTTTATCTCTTGCGTCCTGCGCCTTTCTGTATTTTTGATGAAGTAGATGCGCCTTTAGATGATGCAAATATTGATAAATTCAACAGAATCATCAAGAAGTTTGCAGAAGAAGTACAGTTTATTATCGTTACCCACAACAAGCGCACAATGGTAAGTACCGATGTTGTTTATGGCGTTACGATGCCTGAAATCGGTGTTTCTAAAGTCTTGCCTGTGGATTTGAAAGGGATTTTGGTAGAGTAGAAAACAATAGTATAAGAAAGCTAAATATTAGTTAGCAGGGAGAGTTTAAAACTTGTAGGTATTTAAGAATAACAACGTAGAATATAATTTCTCTACTCTTAGGCAACCTCTTGTTTAACAAGAAAATAAAGAATCAATTAATTCAATTATGGAAAACTCTGATATAAATACTTTTCACTTCGAAAATGACTGTTTCGTTTTTGATACAACTACTTTTCCTCAGATTTTTGTAAAATTCAAAACTCCACAACCTAACAAAAAACAATTCTATGAATATTTGGATTGTATGGACACTATTTTTCTACAAGAGAACAAATACGTCGTACTTATAGAATTGAATGGTTCGGAATATCTGAAAGCTGAGTTTAGAGAAAAACAGGCAGAATGGAATAATAAGCATCATCAACACATGAGAGAATATTGTCAAGGAATGGCTAATATTAGCCACTCCCAAGAACAAATAACAATTGTGAAAGCTATTATGAAAAGTTATCCACCTCCTTCCCCTATTTTGATAACAGATACAAGAGAAAAAGCCGAACACTGGTTGGCTAATAAAATGCCCTTATATTAAAGTTCACGATTTCAACAACAAAACTCAGTTCTATAGAATTGTGTGCTATTTTCCTGCCATTATTGGTGTTTAGTTTCGGTTTGGCGTTGTGATGACCAACAAAAAATAACAACGACTTTTTTTGTTTTGCTAGTTTTGCAAAAGGCGAATACCAACAAGTAAAAGCTACACGAACAGAAGTAGTTATTGATAAGAAAAAATATAGGCTAGAATCGCTCTAGCCTATAAAAATTTGATTTATTTTCCCATCTGTCCTACAAAAGTAATTTCATCTAAATCCTTTCTAGGAGATTCTGGAGTTTCTTGTTCTTTCAAGTCGTTTGGTAGCTGGTTTTTATCTCCTACATAGCCTATTGCTACAAAACTAACAGGCTCAAAATCGGCTGTAATATTTAAGTTTTTTACAGTTCTTTCTTTATCATATCCTGCCATATTATGCAGGTAAATATCCATTGACATAGCTTGTAAGCTCATATTCCCCATAGCAAGTCCAAGGTCGTGCCACGAATGTTGATTCGGTTTGCCATTGTTTGAAAAACTCTTTTTTGCCACCGTAGCTACTAAAACAGAAGCATTCTTTGCCCACTCTTGATTAAATTCAACCAAACACTCTAACAATAAATTAAAATTTTCTGTGTCTTCTTTGTGTGCATAGACAAATCGCCAAGGTTGTTCATTAAAACAAGATGCTGCTTTTCCTGCTGCTTTGAAAAGTAAATTCAAATCTTCTTTAGAAATACTTTTTGATGAAAAAGCCCTTGGACTCCAACGCTCTTCAATGATAGATAAAATAGAATTTGACATAAAATAAAAATGTGTTTTTAGGTTAAAAAATGGAATATAACAACAGCTAAATAAGAATTTGATGCAAAATGTTTGGATAAAAGTCAATTGCTCGGTTATCAACAAAGTAATTTGATAGAGATAAATAAAGAATTAGGAACTTTCAAGCTACTTTTTTGGTATATTTGTATCACTACAACATAAAAAGATATTTTTAAGAAAAAACATCGAAAATAAGTTATGAAAAAACCTTCTGTTCCACAAGGAATGCGTGATTTTTCGCCCAATCAAATGCTCAAACGTCAATGGCTTTTTGATTCTATTAAAAAAGTATTTATAAAATATGGTTTCTTGCCTTTAGAAACACCTACCATGGAAAACCTAGATTCTCTGACAGGAAAATATGGTGATGAAGGTGACCAACTTCTTTTTAGAGTACTTAATTCAGGCGATTTTTTGAAAGATGTACGCAAAAAGGATAGTCAAAAGAAAGTAGAAGAATTAGATTATAAAGAAATTACTACAAAATTGAGTAAGCGAGGTTTGCGTTATGATTTGACTGTTCCATTTGCTCGTTACGTGGTGCAGCACCAAAGCGAAATTACTTTTCCTTTCCGTAGGTTTCAAATTCAGCCTGTTTGGCGTGCCGACCGTCCACAAAAAGGGCGTTATCGTGAGTTTTATCAATGTGATGCTGATGTCGTAGGTTCAGATTCATTGATTAATGAAGCCGAATTATTACAAATGGCTGATGAGGTGTTTCAAAAACTAAATCTGAAAGTTACCATAAAACTCAACAGTAGAAAAATATTGCAAGGACTATCAGAAGTCGTTGGTTTTGCAGATAAAATGACAGATATTACTGTTGCAATTGATAAGCTAGATAAAATTGGCTGGGAAGGTGTGGCAAAAGAACTCAAAGAAAGAGAGCTTTCAGAAGAGGCTACTTCCAAAATACAAGAGTTTATAAAGGCAACAACAAGTGTAGGCACGAGTTTTAATAGCGAAAAACTAGAATATCTAAAGAAATTTTTCACAGGAAACCTAGTTGGAGAAGCTGGTATTATAGAATTAGAACAAGTACAGCAATTTCTGAATGGTATTCCATTTGTCAATAACTTAGAAATTGACCCAACACTTGCACGAGGTTTGGGCTATTACACAGGTTGTATCTATGAAATAAAAGCTGATGAAGCCGAGATGGGAAGTATTGGTGGAGGTGGTCGTTATGATGACCTTACAGGAATTTTTGGTTTGAAAGGCTATTCAGGTGTAGGAATATCTTTTGGAATAGAACGAATTTATGATGTTTTGGAAGACTTGGATTTATTTCCAAAAAACGTTTCAGAATCTACCAAACTGATTTTCTTAGCCTTTGATGAAACTGCACGTATTTGGAGTTTGCCTTTAGTAAGAAGACTTAGAGACAGAAATATTGCTACTGAAGTTTATACAGAAAATAAAAACATGAAGAAACAATTTAATTATGTTGATAAGAGAAATATTCCTTTTTCAGTAGTTGTAGGAGATAATGAAATGAAAACAGGCAAATTAGCTGTCAAAAATATGATTGATGGTTCGCAAGAATTGATGTCCATTGATGAACTGATTGAAAAATTTTCTTAGGCAAACTGTCAATATTTTTTTTCAAAAAAGCCTTCAAAAATATCTAGTTCTTGAAGGCTTTTTCTTTCACATTTATTTAGCTTATATTTTGTGATATTGTATCAATCATAAATGCTTTCTATCAACAAAGCGTGAGGAGCAGTAAGAATAGAAATCAAGACAAAAAATACAAATAATAGGTTCGGAGTGCTAAACTCAAAAAAATACAACCCTGTTAGTATGATTCCAATTCCTAAAAAACTAATCAAAGAAAAAGGCAGTACATCTCTACCATATTCTTTCAAAGAATAGCCTTTTTCAAAGCAATCATCAAATACTTTTATTTCTTTCTCAATCGTTTGTAAGCTATGCCATAAGGCAAAATAGATAGCAAAAGTCAGTAACAAAGACACACTCCAGCATAAAAATAGCAATAAGATAAGCAATGCTAATTCTTGTAAAACTTTCGAAAAACTTATCTTTTTTCTAGTAGCCAAATTTACTAATAACGCTACCAGAACAGCTATATTTGCTATTAGAATATATTCAAAACGAGCCAAAATATATTTCATTGGTTCAATGAAAGGCGTTCCAGAAAGAATAGAAAGAGTTTCATCTGCATTGAATCCTAAAATACTTAACAATAGTGTACTCCCCCAAAAAAAGTATAAGAGAGTTTTAAGCCATTTTTTGCTCTCAATAGTGAGATAATAAAGTTGTGATTGACCAAAATGATATGCTGAAAAAGCCAGAAAGACTATAAAACAAAATAGGGGCAAAAAATACCAAGCACATGCGTAAGCTAACATTGTACCTAAATAAAATAGTAAAAAATACTTCCAAGAAGTGAGTTTGTTTTCTCTATTTTTTTGAGAAAAAAAAACAATATGGTCAGTTGCTCCGTGTGGAATGCCTAATGTTATCATAAGCACGATAAATATACCAAGCTCTGCCAAAGAAGTTAAATCAAAAAATGAGGAAAATAATCCTGCACTAAAGGTAAGTAGTATTACCCAATTTGAAACTACGCCTACTTTTGAGGTTAAAGATTTTCTTATTTTTCCAAAAATATTTCTCATATACGGCTTTTAGAAAAGGATACCAAGATAAATTAAAAAAAATACGTGCTTCATCTAATAAGCTACTCTTTTGAGTCAGAAATTTTATTACTGATGGCAAATCATTGTTTTTAAACAAATTTTCCATTATTCCCTGAAAAGAATGGGGTCTCTTTTTGATAATATGTAAAAGCAAACCATCATAAAAAGAAAAGCGTTTTGGAGTAGCAAGTTTTTTTAGTTGGATTGTTTTGAAGTCTTTTTGCCAATGATTTATCAAATCTTCACAAAAAAATTGGATGTTCTGGAAGGTATATCCAGTCGTCGCTTTTGTCATTCCACCTGCTGCACCGACATGAAAAACCGAAGAAGAACTACGCAAGGGCATAGGCTTAATCGTCATGGGAATCATTCCTTTCTCCTCCTCTACTACTTCAAAATCTACAACTCCAATTTTTTCTTTAATATACTTTCTAATTTTGGCTTGATACTTTTCAGGGTCTTGAAACTCTGTAGTAAAAACCGTACATTCAATAAGAGCATATTTTTTAGTAAAAGGTAACACATAAAAAAACTCAATTTTGTCTTTCTCGTTCATAGAAAAATCCATAAGAGTAGCTGTATCTGTATCAAAAACTTCTTTATTCGTTTTGATAAAATATCCTTTAAAATATTGCTTTACTTCTGTTTTGTTTAGAGGAAAAGCAGAGCTAAATTGAGGTACGCTATTAAAAATCCAGTCAGCACTATATTTATTGATATCAGTTGTAACCTCACTATTTGATTCATTAATGGTTATAACTGTCTCTTGTTGCCATTTGATATTTTCAAATTTCTTTAACTGTGTTTTTATTTCTTCGTAAAAATCTAGTCCTCTGATATGATAATAATTATAAGGAACTAGAGATGCTTTTTTTTCAAAATTTTTACCCAAAAACCTCATGTTTTGCCAATGTACTTTTCTTGCACATTCAAATTTAGGAGCTTCCTCTGACCAAAAACACCAAGTACGGTCATTATTTTGTTTGCTGTCTTTATCTAATAAAAGAATTTTTTTATCAGCCCAAATACTTTTGGATAAATGATACGCCAAACTAAGCCCTGCAGCACCTGCGCCCACTATAATAATATCAAACTTAGTCAATGTTATGTTGTTATTTAAG harbors:
- a CDS encoding nitroreductase family protein; the protein is MSNSILSIIEERWSPRAFSSKSISKEDLNLLFKAAGKAASCFNEQPWRFVYAHKEDTENFNLLLECLVEFNQEWAKNASVLVATVAKKSFSNNGKPNQHSWHDLGLAMGNMSLQAMSMDIYLHNMAGYDKERTVKNLNITADFEPVSFVAIGYVGDKNQLPNDLKEQETPESPRKDLDEITFVGQMGK
- a CDS encoding lycopene cyclase family protein is translated as MTKFDIIIVGAGAAGLSLAYHLSKSIWADKKILLLDKDSKQNNDRTWCFWSEEAPKFECARKVHWQNMRFLGKNFEKKASLVPYNYYHIRGLDFYEEIKTQLKKFENIKWQQETVITINESNSEVTTDINKYSADWIFNSVPQFSSAFPLNKTEVKQYFKGYFIKTNKEVFDTDTATLMDFSMNEKDKIEFFYVLPFTKKYALIECTVFTTEFQDPEKYQAKIRKYIKEKIGVVDFEVVEEEKGMIPMTIKPMPLRSSSSVFHVGAAGGMTKATTGYTFQNIQFFCEDLINHWQKDFKTIQLKKLATPKRFSFYDGLLLHIIKKRPHSFQGIMENLFKNNDLPSVIKFLTQKSSLLDEARIFFNLSWYPFLKAVYEKYFWKNKKIFNLKSRRSFKLGNTTYL
- a CDS encoding Brp/Blh family beta-carotene 15,15'-dioxygenase yields the protein MRNIFGKIRKSLTSKVGVVSNWVILLTFSAGLFSSFFDLTSLAELGIFIVLMITLGIPHGATDHIVFFSQKNRENKLTSWKYFLLFYLGTMLAYACAWYFLPLFCFIVFLAFSAYHFGQSQLYYLTIESKKWLKTLLYFFWGSTLLLSILGFNADETLSILSGTPFIEPMKYILARFEYILIANIAVLVALLVNLATRKKISFSKVLQELALLILLLFLCWSVSLLLTFAIYFALWHSLQTIEKEIKVFDDCFEKGYSLKEYGRDVLPFSLISFLGIGIILTGLYFFEFSTPNLLFVFFVLISILTAPHALLIESIYD
- the hisS gene encoding histidine--tRNA ligase, which gives rise to MKKPSVPQGMRDFSPNQMLKRQWLFDSIKKVFIKYGFLPLETPTMENLDSLTGKYGDEGDQLLFRVLNSGDFLKDVRKKDSQKKVEELDYKEITTKLSKRGLRYDLTVPFARYVVQHQSEITFPFRRFQIQPVWRADRPQKGRYREFYQCDADVVGSDSLINEAELLQMADEVFQKLNLKVTIKLNSRKILQGLSEVVGFADKMTDITVAIDKLDKIGWEGVAKELKERELSEEATSKIQEFIKATTSVGTSFNSEKLEYLKKFFTGNLVGEAGIIELEQVQQFLNGIPFVNNLEIDPTLARGLGYYTGCIYEIKADEAEMGSIGGGGRYDDLTGIFGLKGYSGVGISFGIERIYDVLEDLDLFPKNVSESTKLIFLAFDETARIWSLPLVRRLRDRNIATEVYTENKNMKKQFNYVDKRNIPFSVVVGDNEMKTGKLAVKNMIDGSQELMSIDELIEKFS